From the genome of Torulaspora globosa chromosome 2, complete sequence, one region includes:
- the BNA4 gene encoding kynurenine 3-monooxygenase (ancestral locus Anc_7.429), which translates to MAKITNLTALSTGRLTAKKALKGLVAMSESVAVVGAGLVGCLAAIALAKRGYKVTVFDYRKDPREKSTTDRNLRSINLAISSRGITSLEFVDVEMAERVLKDIIPMKGRMIHHLNGREESQIYGLFGETINSIDRAVLNNYLLDELDRFDSDKVQLKFSHKLKKIKFRDPKELQSCVFSTDDGVEQVYGVNFIVGCDGCYSTTRDQMQREVRMRYSQEYIDCCYIELYIPPSKTYVEEFRGNFSLTPDHLHIWPRHKFMLIALANKDGSFTSTFFGPWKLVESLLESRSRVEEFLQENFPDAMALMGLENAVQCFMTYPKGALMCVECEPYHVPGGRCIILGDAAHSMVPFYGQGMNCGFEDVKVLMKLLDANHGDRAKAFQAYTETRHRDLTAIIKLAVRNYREMSHDVTSMAFLLKKKIDSWLGKLLKDTWLPLYTMVSFRADIPYSKAVAISNRQNKILNVIQALVVASVSVLGYKALRLCYPIIRRLKRS; encoded by the coding sequence ATGGCGAAAATCACCAACTTGACTGCACTATCTACTGGTCGACTAACAGCCAAGAAGGCATTGAAAGGTCTGGTAGCTATGTCTGAGTCAGTAGCGGTCGTAGGAGCAGGTCTGGTGGGATGTCTAGCGGCAATTGCCCTTGCCAAGAGGGGTTACAAGGTGACTGTATTCGATTACAGGAAGGACCCTCGAGAAAAAAGTACGACAGATCGGAATTTGAGATCGATCAATTTAGCCATCTCATCCAGGGGAATTACTTCGCTTGAATTTGTCGATGTGGAGATGGCCGAGAGGGTGCTTAAGGATATCATTCCCATGAAAGGCCGTATGATCCATCATTTGAATGGCAGAGAAGAATCGCAGATATATGGATTGTTTGGCGAAACTATCAATTCGATTGATCGCGCCGTTTTGAACAACTACCTTCTTGACGAACTGGACAGGTTTGACAGCGACAAGGTTCAGCTCAAATTCAGCCATAAGCTGAAAAAGATAAAATTCAGAGACCCGAAAGAGTTGCAGAGTTGCGTTTTCTCTACAGACGACGGCGTCGAGCAGGTCTATGGGGTTAATTTTATTGTCGGTTGCGATGGCTGCTATTCCACAACCAGAGATCAAATGCAGCGGGAAGTTAGAATGCGTTATAGCCAGGAATACATCGATTGCTGTTACATCGAGCTTTATATTCCGCCCTCCAAGACGTATGTGGAAGAGTTCAGGGGCAATTTCTCGCTGACGCCGGACCACTTGCACATCTGGCCGCGCCACAAGTTCATGCTTATTGCATTGGCCAACAAGGATGGCTCCTTCACCTCTACTTTCTTCGGGCCTTGGAAGCTTGTCGAGTCTCTGTTGGAGTCGAGATCGAGAGTGGAAGAGTTTCTGCAGGAGAATTTCCCGGATGCGATGGCGCTAATGGGCCTCGAGAACGCCGTCCAATGCTTCATGACCTACCCTAAGGGCGCGCTCATGTGCGTCGAGTGCGAGCCATATCATGTCCCTGGAGGCAGGTGCATCATCCTTGGAGATGCTGCCCACTCGATGGTTCCATTTTACGGCCAAGGCATGAATTGCGGATTCGAAGACGTCAAAGTGTTGATGAAACTTTTGGATGCCAATCATGGAGATCGCGCCAAAGCCTTCCAGGCATACACCGAAACGAGACACCGAGATCTGACCGCGATAATCAAGCTGGCTGTCAGGAACTACAGGGAAATGTCTCATGATGTAACATCAATGGCTTTCCTGCtaaagaagaagatagaCAGTTGGTTAGGCAAGCTCTTGAAGGACACATGGCTACCACTTTACACCATGGTCTCGTTCAGAGCCGATATACCCTATAGCAAAGCAGTCGCCATCTCGAATAGACAAAACAAGATATTGAATGTCATTCAAGCTCTAGTTGTTGCTTCCGTCAGCGTTTTGGGATATAAAGCATTGAGATTGTGTTACCCAATAATCAGAAGGCTTAAGCGTTCTTGA